The Pongo pygmaeus isolate AG05252 chromosome 11, NHGRI_mPonPyg2-v2.0_pri, whole genome shotgun sequence genome includes a region encoding these proteins:
- the SH3BP4 gene encoding SH3 domain-binding protein 4 isoform X2 yields MAAQRIRAANSNGLPRCKSEGTLIDLSEGFSEASFNDVKVPSPSALLVDNPTPFGNAKEVIAIKDYCPTNFTTLKFSKGDHLYVLDTSGGEWWYAHNTTEMGYIPSSYVQPLNYRNSTLSDSGMIDNLPDSPDEVAKELELLGGWTDDRKVPGRTYSNNPFWNGVQTNPFLNGNMPVMPSLDELNPKSTVDLLLFDTGTSSFTESSSATTNSTGNIFDELPVTNGLHAELPVRRDNPFFRSKRSYSLSELSVLQAKSDAPTSSSFFTGLKSPAPEQFQSREDFRTAWLNHRKLARSCHDLDLLGQSPGWGQTQAVETNIVCKLDSSGGAVQLPDTSISIHVPEGHVAPGETQQISMKALLDPPLELNSDRSCSISPVLEVKLSNLEVKTSIILEMKVSAEIKNDVFSKSTVGLQCLRSDSKEGPYVSVPLNCSCGDTVQAQLHNLEPCMYVAIVAHGPSILYPSTVWDFIHKKVTVGLYGPKHIHPSFKTVVTIFGHDCAPKTLLVSEVTRQAPNPAPVALQLWGKHQFVLSRPQDLKVCMFSNMTNYEVKASEQAKVVRGFQLKLGKVSRLIFPITSQNPNELSDFTLRVQVKDDQEAILTQFCVQTPQPPPKSAIKPSGQRRFLKKNEVGKIILSPFATTTKYPTFQDRPVSSLKFGKLLKTVVRQNKNHYLLEYKKGDGIALLSEERVRLRGQLWTKEWYIGYYQGRVGLVHAKNVLVVGRARPSLCSGPELSTSVLLEQILRPCKFLTYIYASVRTLLMENISSWRSFADALGYVNLPLTFFCRAELDSEPERVASVLEKLKEDCNNTENKERKSFQKELVMLPAQMPSLQDVLLCSPVPSIILCLHGVS; encoded by the exons ATGGCGGCTCAGCGGATCCGAGCGGCCAACTCCAACGGCCTCCCTCGCTGCAAGTCAGAGGGGACCCTGATTGACCTGAGCGAAGGGTTTTCAGAGGCGAGCTTTAATGACGTCAAAG TGCCTTCTCCCAGTGCCTTGCTAGTAGACAACCCCACACCTTTCGGAAATGCAAAGGAAGTGATTGCGATCAAGGACTATTGCCCCACCAACTTCACCACACTGAAGTTCTCCAAGGGTGACCATCTCTACGTCTTGGACACATCTGGTGGTGAGTGGTGGTACGCACACAACACCACTGAAATGGGCTACATCCCCTCCTCCTATGTGCAGCCCTTGAACTACCGGAACTCAACACTGAGTGACAGCGGTATGATTGACAATCTTCCAGACAGCCCAGATGAGGTAGCCAAGGAGCTGGAGCTGCTCGGGGGATGGACAGATGACAGAAAAGTACCAGGCAGAACGTACAGTAATAACCCTTTCTGGAATGGGGTCCAGACCAACCCGTTTCTGAATGGGAACATGCCTGTCATGCCCAGCCTGGATGAGCTGAATCCCAAAAGTACTGTGGATTTGCTCCTTTTTGACACGGGCACATCCTCCTTCACTGaatccagctcagccaccacgAATAGCACTGGCAACATCTTCGATGAGCTTCCAGTCACAAACGGACTCCATGCAGAGCTGCCGGTCAGGCGGGACAACCCCTTCTTCAGAAGCAAGCGCTCCTACAGTCTCTCGGAACTCTCCGTCCTCCAAGCCAAGTCCGACGCTCCCACATCGTCGAGTTTCTTCACCGGCTTGAAATCACCTGCCCCCGAGCAATTTCAGAGCCGGGAGGATTTTCGAACTGCCTGGCTAAACCACCGGAAGCTGGCCCGGTCTTGCCATGACCTGGACTTGCTTGGCCAAAGCCCTGGTTGGGGCCAGACCCAAGCCGTGGAGACAAACATCGTGTGCAAGCTGGATAGCTCCGGGGGTGCTGTCCAGCTTCCTGACACCAGCATCAGCATCCACGTGCCCGAGGGCCATGTCGCCCCTGGGGAGACCCAGCAGATCTCCATGAAAGCCCTGCTGGACCCCCCGCTGGAGCTCAACAGTGACAGGTCCTGCAGCATCAGCCCTGTGCTGGAGGTCAAGCTGAGCAACCTGGAAGTGAAAACCTCTATCATCTTGGAGATGAAAGTGTCAGCTGAGATAAAAAATGACGTTTTTAGCAAAAGCACAGTGGGCCTCCAGTGCCTGAGGAGTGACTCAAAGGAAGGGCCGTATGTCTCCGTCCCGCTCAACTGCAGCTGTGGGGACACGGTCCAGGCACAGCTGCACAACCTGGAGCCCTGTATGTACGTGGCTATCGTTGCCCATGGCCCAAGCATCCTCTACCCTTCCACCGTGTGGGACTTCATCCATAAAAAAGTCACAGTGGGGCTCTACGGCCCTAAACACATCCACCCATCCTTCAAGACGGTAGTGACCATTTTTGGGCATGACTGTGCCCCAAAGACGCTTCTGGTCAGCGAGGTCACACGCCAGGCACCCAACCCTGCCCCTGTGGCCCTGCAGCTGTGGGGGAAGCACCAGTTCGTTTTGTCCAGGCCCCAGGATCTCAAGGTCTGTATGTTTTCCAATATGACAAATTACGAGGTCAAAGCCAGCGAGCAGGCCAAAGTGGTGCGAGGATTCCAACTGAAGCTGGGCAAGGTGAGCCGCCTGATCTTCCCCATCACCTCCCAGAACCCCAACGAGCTCTCTGACTTCACGCTGCGGGTTCAGGTGAAGGACGACCAGGAGGCCATCCTCACCCAGTTTTGTGTCCAGACTCCTCAGCCACCCCCTAAAAGTGCCATCAAGCCTTCCGGGCAAAGGAGGTTTCTCAAGAAGAACGAAGTCGGGAAAATCATCCTGTCCCCGTTTGCCACCACTACAAAGTACCCGACTTTCCAGGACCGCCCGGTGTCCAGCCTCAAGTTTGGTAAGTTGCTCAAGACTGTGGTGCGGCAGAACAAGAACCACTACCTGCTGGAGTACAAGAAGGGCGATGGGATCGCCCTGCTCAGTGAGGAGCGGGTCAGGCTCCGGGGCCAGCTGTGGACCAAGGAGTGGTACATTGGCTACTACCAGGGCAGGGTGGGCCTCGTGCACGCCAAGAACGTGCTGGTGGTCGGCAGGGCCCGGCCCAGCCTGTGCTCAGGCCCCGAGCTGAGCACCTCGGTGCTGCTGGAGCAGATCCTGCGGCCCTGCAAGTTCCTCACGTACATCTATGCCTCTGTGAGGACCCTCCTCATGGAGAACATCAGCAGCTGGCGCTCCTTCGCTGACGCCCTGGGCTACGTGAACCTGCCGCTCACCTTTTTCTGCCGGGCGGAACTGGACAGTGAGCCCGAGCGGGTGGCATCCGTCCTGGAAAAGCTGAAGGAGGACTGTAACAACACTGAGAACAAAGAACGGAAGTCCTTCCAGAAGGAGCTTGTGATG CTGCCGGCTCAAATGCCGTCTCTCCAGGACGTCCTTCTCTGCAGCCCCGTGCCCTCCATCATCCTCTGTCTCCATGGTGTTTCTTGA